The following are from one region of the Silene latifolia isolate original U9 population chromosome 9, ASM4854445v1, whole genome shotgun sequence genome:
- the LOC141602355 gene encoding uncharacterized protein LOC141602355 — protein MGTSENSEGFSDWEEVRDPYGQQSPSSHPDEQSLEFQMVLKENYYSDGSPVFPPTEHEGLPLLPVDCKSSEEEDSLSVASLPVVDSDTDDSRHDQMKQDSNISVVISKVKGRFLKVFATKFRFKISSMKRGSVLVPGALLAVALFACFKFLQWKNRVLNLIREKDQRISQLLSQVAQMNEILSARRKVPILRIN, from the exons ATGGGTACGTCTGAGAATTCGGAAGGATTCTCCGACTGGGAAGAAGTCCGAGACCCATATGGGCAACAGTCGCCTTCGTCTCACCCAGACGAGCAATCGCTAGAGTTTCAGATGGTATTAAAGGAGAATTATTACAGTGATGGGTCTCCAGTCTTTCCACCAACTGAACATGAAGGCTTGCCACTTCTACCTGTCGACTGTAAATCCTCGGAAGAGGAAGATTCATTGTCAGTGGCGTCACTGCCAGTCGTGGATTCAGATACAGATGACTCGAGACATGATCAGATGAAACAGGATTCAAATATATCTGTCGTGATTTCTAAAGTTAAGGGAAGATTTTTGAAGGTTTTTGCTACCAAGTTCCGATTCAAGATTAGCAGTATGAAACGAGGTTCTGTACTCGTTCCTGGTGCTTTACTAGCAGTAGCATTATTTGCCTGCTTCAAGTTTCTGCAATGGAAAAACCGCGTTCTGAATTTGATCCGCGAGAAAGACCAG AGAATCAGCCAGTTGCTGAGTCAAGTAGCTCAGATGAATGAGATCTTGTCAGCACGACGAAAGGTTCCAATCTTGAGGATTAATTAA
- the LOC141598765 gene encoding CSC1-like protein At1g69450, with product MIVSALLTSVGINSGLCVLFFTLYSILRKQPGNSYVYIPRHTHVEKEIERSTHFLQRLIPTPTWVRTAWKLSEEELLSTSGLDAVVFIRIITFSLKIFLFTGALGLFVLLPIHASGTQVATFVVADIPSVTLDLFTITNVNSGSKWLWAHCVSVYLVTGFVCFLLYHEYDYICSKRVAYFYSSKPRPRQFTILVRGIPVRPGSSISKSVDSFFMKYYPSTYLSHAVIHRTDSRWHRVEVRSAFVFFRSRYGAAIASQLQQSENPTEWVTEKAPDPDDVYWPFFQSSFLKRWLLKVVIILTYILVTILFLLPVLLVQGLTNLSQLEVFFPFLQDILSMKYVRQTVTGYLPNLILLLFLLLIPPVMEFLASIQGHFSQSTIQRSACSKFLWFMIWNIFFANVLSGSVFTQLSELLDLKNVPSKLAVSVPAQASFFIAYVVTSGWTSTSSDLFRIIQLIQSLLQKCCCCSSENNDDEYEAPYIRYHKEIPKILFFGLLGITYFFLAPLMLPFLLVYFSLAYIIFKNQFINVYSPKFETAGKFWPNVHNSMIFSLLLMHSIALGIFTLKKLQMGSTLMIPLPVMTLLFNEYCRKRFLPNFLAYSVENLIKRDSKDANDHEMPQFFDQLITAYKDPALSPDQLSNTDGLRFANHSDNLTDSLLLSI from the exons ATGATTGTGTCTGCTCTTCTAACATCTGTTGGAATAAACTCTGGCCTTTGTGTATTATTCTTCACACTATATTCCATCTTAAGAAAACAGCCAGGGAATTCTTATGTGTATATTCCACGACATACACATGTGGAAAAAGAGATTGAGCGGAGTACTCATTTCCTGCAACGCCTGATACCTACCCCTACGTGGGTAAGAACAGCATGGAAACTTTCTGAGGAGGAGTTGTTATCTACTTCAGGCTTGGATGCTGTAGTTTTTATTCGGATTATCACCTTCAG TTTGAAAATATTTCTTTTTACCGGGGCTCTAGGTCTTTTTGTACTCCTTCCAATACATGCCTCAGGGACTCAGGTTGCGACATTCGTTGTTGCTGATATCCCCAGTGTGACCCTGGATTTGTTTACCATTACTAATGTGAACAGTGGTTCAAAATG GTTGTGGGCACACTGTGTTTCTGTATATTTGGTTACTGGCTTTGTTTGTTTCCTTCTGTATCAT GAATATGATTATATTTGTTCAAAGAGGGTTGCATATTTTTATTCATCAAAGCCTCGGCCGCGTCAATTTACAATATTAGTTCGCGGAATCCCTGTGCGTCCTGGGAGCAGTATCAGTAAGAGTGTGGATAGTTTCTTTATGAAGTATTATCCTTCTACCTACCTCTCTCATGCTGTGATTCATCGGACAGATAGTCGCTGGCATCGTGTT GAAGTTCGATCTGCTTTTGTATTCTTCAGATCTCGTTATGGAGCTGCAATTGCTTCACAGTTGCAACAATCAGAGAACCCCACAGAATGGGTCACTGAGAAAGCTCCAGATCCTGATGATGTATACTGGCCCTTTTTCCAATCATCATTTTTGAAAAGATGGCTTCTCAAGGTGGTGATAATTCTGACATACATTCTTGTGACGATTCTTTTTCTATTACCAGTTCTGCTTGTGCAAGGTCTCACCAACCTGTCCCAACTGGAGGTTTTTTTCCCCTTTCTTCAAGACATATTGTCTAT GAAGTACGTCCGTCAAACTGTTACAGGATATCTTCCAAATCTAATCCTTCTGCTGTTTCTACTTTTGATACCTCCTGTAATGGAGTTCCTTGCATCAATTCAAGGACATTTCTCTCAGAGTACGATACAAAGAAGTGCGTGCAGCAAGTTCCTTTGGTTTATGATTTGGAATATTTTTTTTGCAAATGTACTTTCTGGATCGGTTTTTACTCAGCTTTCAGAACTCCTTGATCTCAAAAACGTTCCTTCAAAATTAGCGGTTTCCGTCCCAGCTCAG GCATCTTTCTTTATTGCTTATGTTGTCACTTCGGGATGGACCAGTACCTCATCAGACCTCTTCCGTATTATTCAACTTATCCAAAGTTTATTGCAAAAGTGCTGCTGCTGCTCTAGCGAAAATAATGATGATGAATATGAAGCTCCATACATTCGATATCATAAGGAAATCCCCAAGATTCTGTTTTTTGGACTTTTGGGTATTACATACTTCTTTCTGGCACCGCTGATGTTGCCTTTTTTGCTGGTCTACTTCTCCCTTGCGTACATAATCTTCAAAAATCAG TTTATAAATGTATATTCACCAAAGTTCGAAACTGCTGGGAAGTTTTGGCCGAATGTTCACAATTCCATGATATTCTCGTTGTTGCTGATGCACTCTATTGCTCTGGGCATCTTTACTCTGAAGAAGCTTCAGATGGGATCCACACTAATGATCCCTCTTCCAGTGATGACGCTTCTGTTTAATGAGTACTGCAGGAAACGCTTCCTACCAAATTTTCTCGCCTATTCTGTTGAG AATTTGATAAAGAGAGACAGCAAAGATGCAAATGATCATGAAATGCCCCAGTTCTTTGATCAGCTGATTACTGCCTATAAGGATCCCGCTTTATCGCCTGATCAGCTTTCAAACACCGATGGTCTGAGATTTGCAAATCACTCCGATAACCTTACAGATTCGCTCCTTTTATCCATTTAA